In Nocardioides sp., the following proteins share a genomic window:
- a CDS encoding helix-turn-helix domain-containing protein → MPSSPDHASDISEVKFLTVAEVAAMMRVSKMTVYRLVHGGELPAVRVGRSFRVDEKDVQAYLEKSFYSAG, encoded by the coding sequence ATGCCCAGTTCACCCGACCACGCGAGCGACATCTCGGAGGTCAAGTTCCTGACGGTCGCGGAGGTCGCCGCGATGATGCGGGTGTCGAAGATGACCGTGTATCGCCTCGTCCACGGTGGTGAACTGCCCGCTGTCCGCGTCGGCCGTTCCTTCCGCGTCGACGAGAAGGACGTCCAGGCGTACCTGGAGAAGAGCTTCTACTCCGCAGGATGA
- a CDS encoding AURKAIP1/COX24 domain-containing protein — MGSVIKKRRKRMAKKKHRKLLKKTRVQRRKLGK; from the coding sequence GTGGGTTCTGTCATCAAGAAGCGCCGCAAGCGCATGGCCAAGAAGAAGCACCGCAAGCTGCTGAAGAAGACGCGCGTGCAGCGTCGCAAGCTCGGCAAGTGA
- a CDS encoding acetoin utilization protein AcuC — protein sequence METCPGPATVVFDPRLTGYNFGPTHPMSPVRVDLTMRLAESLGLLNERLRRVDAPVASDDLIATVHDEAFMDSVKRVGASGAVDLAHGLGSDDNPVFSGMHEASAHVVGASVEAFRQVWERESLHSVNITGGLHHSMRSAASGFCVYNDIAVGIQWLLDNGAQRVAYVDVDAHHGDGVERIFYDDPRVLTISLHETGQMLFPGTGFPGDTGGEGAEGSAVNVALPPGTSDAGWLRAFHAVVPAILTEFAPDVLVTQHGCDSHMEDPLTHLMLSVDGQRASYQALHELAHQICDGRWVATGGGGYAVVEVVPRAWTHLLAIASGQELDPRGAIPAEWRSYVDSALGRTAPSRLTDGRTPAWRDWAAGYDPDTWLDRAIHATREAVFPLHGLDPMP from the coding sequence ATGGAGACGTGCCCGGGTCCCGCAACGGTGGTGTTCGATCCACGACTGACGGGATACAACTTCGGGCCAACGCACCCGATGTCGCCCGTCCGGGTCGACCTGACGATGCGGTTGGCCGAGTCACTGGGGCTGCTCAACGAACGGCTGCGCCGCGTGGACGCGCCGGTCGCCAGTGATGACCTGATCGCGACCGTGCACGACGAGGCGTTCATGGACTCGGTCAAGCGGGTCGGCGCGAGCGGTGCGGTCGATCTCGCGCACGGCCTCGGCAGTGACGACAACCCGGTCTTCTCCGGCATGCACGAAGCCTCCGCGCATGTCGTCGGCGCCTCGGTCGAGGCGTTTCGTCAGGTGTGGGAACGCGAGAGTCTGCACAGCGTCAACATCACCGGCGGGCTGCACCACTCGATGCGCAGCGCGGCGAGCGGCTTCTGCGTCTACAACGACATCGCCGTAGGCATCCAGTGGCTGCTCGACAACGGCGCGCAGCGGGTGGCGTACGTCGACGTCGATGCCCACCATGGTGACGGCGTCGAGCGGATCTTCTACGACGACCCGCGCGTGCTCACGATCTCGTTGCACGAGACCGGCCAGATGCTGTTCCCCGGCACGGGGTTCCCTGGCGACACCGGGGGTGAGGGCGCGGAGGGGTCGGCGGTCAACGTCGCACTGCCGCCCGGCACCTCTGATGCGGGCTGGTTGCGCGCGTTCCATGCGGTCGTACCCGCGATCCTGACCGAGTTCGCGCCTGACGTCCTGGTCACCCAACACGGCTGCGACTCGCATATGGAGGACCCGCTGACGCACCTCATGCTCAGCGTTGATGGACAGCGCGCGAGTTATCAGGCACTGCACGAGTTGGCCCACCAGATCTGCGACGGCCGCTGGGTCGCGACGGGTGGCGGCGGGTATGCCGTCGTCGAGGTGGTCCCGCGCGCCTGGACCCACCTCCTGGCGATCGCATCGGGGCAGGAACTCGATCCCCGCGGCGCGATCCCCGCCGAATGGCGCTCGTACGTCGACTCCGCCCTCGGCCGCACCGCGCCGTCGCGGCTCACCGACGGTCGTACGCCCGCCTGGCGCGACTGGGCTGCGGGCTATGACCCCGACACGTGGCTCGACCGCGCTATCCACGCGACCCGGGAGGCGGTATTCCCGCTGCACGGGCTCGATCCGATGCCGTGA
- a CDS encoding NAD-dependent epimerase/dehydratase family protein, which produces MGRTVLVTGVSRDVGRRYARAVADHPDVDRVIGVDVVPPRGDIGAVSFHRADIRNPVIAKVLVKEDVDTVVHASVIATPGSAGGRMTMKELNVIGTMQLLAAVQKTASVRNLIVKSTATVYGAGPRDPAMFTEDMTPKRLPRSGYAKDIFEIEGYVRGFARRRPDVRVTLLRPANVIGPHVVSPMTSYFRLPVIPTVLGFDPRLQFLHEQDMIAALTHAVVTDVSGTFNLAGDGVMLMSQAVRRLKRPSLSLPSFAVGQLSSVLRQAGVADFSPEQVGFLTYGRGLDTTRMRTEFDFEPRFSTAEAFADFGRDLTASSGIRERVLDELADVLPAPRTKTRLTAVAGERR; this is translated from the coding sequence ATGGGCAGGACGGTTCTCGTCACGGGGGTGTCGCGCGATGTGGGTCGCCGCTACGCGCGCGCCGTCGCCGACCACCCTGACGTAGACCGTGTGATCGGCGTCGACGTCGTGCCTCCCCGTGGTGACATCGGCGCGGTCTCCTTCCACCGCGCCGACATCCGCAACCCGGTCATCGCCAAGGTCCTGGTCAAAGAGGACGTCGACACGGTCGTCCATGCCAGCGTGATCGCCACCCCCGGCAGCGCCGGGGGGCGGATGACGATGAAGGAACTCAACGTCATCGGCACGATGCAGTTGCTGGCTGCCGTGCAGAAGACGGCGAGCGTACGCAACCTGATCGTCAAGTCGACCGCGACGGTCTATGGCGCCGGCCCGCGCGATCCTGCTATGTTCACCGAGGACATGACGCCCAAGCGGTTGCCGCGGTCGGGCTATGCCAAGGACATCTTCGAGATCGAGGGGTACGTCCGGGGGTTCGCGCGCCGTCGCCCCGACGTACGCGTGACACTGCTGCGCCCGGCCAACGTCATCGGCCCGCATGTGGTGAGTCCGATGACCTCGTACTTCCGGCTGCCGGTGATCCCCACCGTCCTCGGCTTCGATCCGCGGCTGCAGTTCCTGCACGAGCAGGACATGATCGCCGCGCTGACCCATGCGGTCGTGACCGACGTGTCGGGCACGTTCAACCTTGCCGGCGACGGCGTGATGTTGATGTCGCAAGCCGTACGCCGCCTCAAGCGACCCAGCCTGTCCCTGCCCAGTTTCGCGGTCGGCCAGCTCAGCAGTGTGCTGCGACAGGCCGGGGTGGCTGACTTCTCGCCCGAGCAGGTGGGGTTCCTGACGTACGGTCGCGGGCTCGACACGACCCGGATGCGCACCGAGTTCGACTTCGAACCACGCTTCTCCACGGCCGAGGCCTTCGCGGACTTCGGTCGTGACCTGACCGCGAGCAGCGGCATCCGCGAGCGGGTGCTCGACGAGTTGGCCGACGTCCTGCCCGCTCCTCGTACGAAGACTCGACTCACGGCCGTAGCGGGAGAGCGAAGATGA
- a CDS encoding lysophospholipid acyltransferase family protein, translating to MSTHEPIRDNDNVIPIGTGGRPGRGSGRKRPSSAARGLAGNRAADRKSAQQQETGQPKAGKLKTGRPKAPKAASASAKATKTPVPANTAPASTGTAKTATKRVRKAPPPKQASSTARAAATTHDRGAVPGVGAAEWRRAIETGAFEVFGPDWERQLAHAVAYLRRRVTGDYAVDEFGFDPELTERFLMAVLRPIAQKWFRIEVRGLENIPIEGGALVVSNHSGTVPVDGMMTMSAIFDATGRHLRPLGADLVFKMPVVSAVARATGATLACNEDAERMLRGGELVGVWPEGFKGIGKPFSERYKLQRFGRGGFVSAALRTKVPIIPLSVVGAEEIYPLVANLPTLARLLGIPYVPITPFFPLLGPLGLVPLPSKWLMEFGEPIRTDAFDDVAADDPMLVFDVTDQVRETIQQTLFELLKDRTSVFG from the coding sequence ATGAGCACTCATGAACCCATCCGCGATAACGACAACGTGATCCCGATCGGCACCGGCGGTCGCCCTGGTCGCGGATCGGGCCGCAAGCGCCCCTCGTCTGCCGCGCGCGGGCTGGCGGGCAACCGAGCAGCCGACCGCAAGTCGGCCCAGCAGCAGGAGACAGGGCAGCCGAAGGCGGGCAAGCTCAAGACCGGCCGACCGAAGGCACCCAAGGCGGCATCAGCCTCCGCAAAAGCAACGAAGACACCGGTCCCAGCCAACACGGCCCCAGCCAGTACGGGCACTGCCAAGACGGCCACCAAACGCGTACGCAAGGCACCTCCTCCCAAGCAGGCCTCCAGCACCGCCAGAGCCGCCGCGACCACCCACGACCGCGGGGCCGTCCCGGGAGTCGGGGCGGCCGAGTGGCGCCGTGCGATCGAGACCGGCGCGTTCGAGGTGTTCGGCCCCGACTGGGAACGCCAACTGGCGCACGCCGTGGCTTACCTGCGGCGCCGGGTGACTGGTGACTATGCGGTGGACGAGTTCGGGTTCGACCCCGAGCTCACCGAGCGCTTCCTGATGGCGGTGCTGCGCCCGATCGCGCAGAAGTGGTTCCGCATCGAGGTTCGCGGTCTGGAGAACATCCCGATCGAGGGCGGGGCCCTGGTCGTGTCCAACCACTCCGGCACGGTCCCGGTCGACGGGATGATGACGATGTCGGCGATCTTCGATGCCACCGGTCGCCACCTGCGCCCCCTCGGTGCCGACCTGGTCTTCAAGATGCCGGTGGTCAGCGCCGTGGCCCGCGCGACGGGCGCCACGTTGGCCTGCAACGAGGACGCCGAGCGGATGCTGCGCGGTGGTGAATTAGTCGGGGTCTGGCCGGAGGGGTTCAAGGGCATCGGCAAGCCGTTCTCCGAGCGCTACAAGTTGCAGCGTTTCGGCCGCGGTGGATTCGTGTCCGCGGCGCTGCGTACGAAGGTCCCGATCATCCCGCTGTCGGTGGTCGGCGCAGAAGAGATCTATCCGCTCGTCGCCAATCTGCCGACCTTGGCGCGCTTGCTGGGGATCCCCTACGTCCCGATCACGCCGTTCTTCCCGCTGCTCGGCCCGCTCGGGTTGGTGCCGTTGCCGTCGAAGTGGCTGATGGAGTTCGGTGAACCCATCCGTACGGATGCCTTCGACGACGTCGCGGCCGACGACCCGATGCTGGTCTTCGACGTGACCGACCAGGTGCGAGAGACGATCCAGCAGACGCTCTTCGAACTGCTCAAAGATCGCACCTCGGTGTTCGGCTGA